The Azospirillum baldaniorum genome segment CATGCGCGGAGCGAATCTGGCGGGCTGCGATTTCTCCAGCGCCGACCTGACCGGAGCGATTCTCAGCGACGCGAACATCCGCGACGCGCGCTTCACCGGCGCCAACCTGACCGGGGCCAGCCTGCCACCGCCGCCCGATCTGGACGACTGACCGGAACGGCCGGTGCGGGACCCGGTCGGTCGCCCCCGTTCGATCGCCGCGCCCCCTATCCCAGATCGTCGTCCCCGCCGACAGGCGGCAATCCGCCGAGATTGGCGGACACCCGGCGCAGCACGCTGACGGTCAGTTCCAGTTCGCGCGGCGCGATTCCCTGGGTGGCGGCTTCCTCGATCTCCTCCGCACCCGGCAGGATGTCGGCGCGCAACGCCTTGCCCTTCGGCGTCAGGTAGATGTTCACCTTGCGGCGGTCGTGGGGGTTGCGCACCCGCTGGACGAGATCGCAGCGCTCCAGGTTGTTCAGCGCCGTCACCGTGGTGGGTTCCATCATGCCGACCCGCTGGCTCAACTCGCGCTGGGTCAACCCGTCCTCTTCCCACAGGGCGCGAAGAAAATACCATTGCCCCATGCTGACGCCGTGGTCGGCGATGCGGATCTGCAGCGCACGCGTGATGGCGCGATGCACCTCCCGCACGGCACGCGGCAAGGTCATGACGGACGGGGGGACCGCGTCGGCATCCTCTCCTTGCGGCTCAGCGACGATGGGTTCCTGTCTCTTGAAACGCCCAACCATGACGACGATCTCTCGGCAGACGTCCGTCAGGCCGTGGTGCGGTGCAGCGGACGAAATCAACTTGCCCGATCATATCTGCTCTCGGAAAAATCGCAAAGCATTTGCGGATTTAAATTTCTCATGCATGCAATAATATGCCTCATAACCGTCGCGCGATCTTTCATCGACGTTTTCATATTTATGCGTATGACTGCCGAGTTCTACGCCCGACACGCGGCAATGGCGGGGTTTCCCGGCCTCCGAACCTGCCGGCCCTGAAACGTGCCGGCCCTGAAACGCAAATGAGTCTGAAACGTTTGTGACAGGGCGGAGATTGGGTTGCGCGCCCGGCCATCCGCCCACTAACACGGCACAGCACACGCAAGAGCACAGGAGCACCAGCTTATGCGCCCCACCACCGGACGCACCGTCACCGTCGCGGCGACCCAGATGGCCTGCGGCTGGGACCGCGACGCCAATGTGAATGGCGTCGAGCGCCTCGTGCGCGACGCGGCGGCGCGCGGCGCCCAGATCATCCTGCCGCAGGAACTGTTCGAAACGCCTTATTTCTGCAAGGACCAGAAGCAGGATTTGTTCGCCCTCGCCCACCCGGTCGAGGATCACCCGGTGATCGCGCGGATGAGCGCGCTTGCCCGTGAACTGTCCGTGGTCATCCCCACCAGCTTCTTCGAGCGGGCCCGGAACGCCTATTACAATTCGCTGGCAATGATCGACGCGGACGGCACGGTCCTGGGCGTCTACCGCAAGTCCCACATCCCGGACGGTCCCGGCTATCAGGAAAAATACTACTTCAACCCCGGCGACACCGGCTTCCAGGTCTACAAGACCCGCTACGCCGCCATCGGCTGCGCGATCTGCTGGGACCAGTGGTTCCCGGAATCGGCCCGCGCCATGGCGCTGAAGGGGGCGGAGATCCTGTTCTACCCCACCGCCATCGGGTCCGAGCCGCAGGACGGCGCGCTGGACAGCCAGGCCCACTGGACGCGGGTCATGCAGGGCCATGCCGGAGCCAACCTGATGCCCCTGGTCGCCTCCAACCGCATCGGCCGGGAAGAGGGTGACACCTGCGGGATCACCTTCTACGGTTCCTCCTTCATCGCCGGACCGACCGGGGAGTTGGTCGCGCAGGCCGACCGCGACAGCGAGACGGTCCTGACCGCCAGCTTCGATCTCGACCGCATCGCCGCGCAGCGCGCGTCCTGGGGCATCTTCCGCGACCGCCGGCCGGAGCTTTACGGCCCGCTGCTGACCCTTGACGGCGAGTCCCCTGTCCGCCGCTGAGACCCGGAACCGGCCCGCCCGGCATCACACCATGATGCCGGCGGTGCCGCTCCGCTGGCCGATGCCAAAGGCCGACGCGTAGGCCGACGCGCCACGCGCCGCCAGGGCTGGCGCGGCGGTGTCGCTTGGCCTCGCACCGTCATCTCCGCTGTCTTGCCCGTCGAGTGAGCCGCCGCTCCGCGCGCCCGGCTCCGAACCCTTCCGCCGCAATTCCTGCTGCGCCTGCATTTTCGCGGCGTCGGCCTGCTGGGCCACGCGAAGGTCCTGGGCCGAGGGGTCGGACGGCGCCAAGGCCGCCGCCTTGACCGTGTCCATCTTGCGCACGGTGGCTTCGGGATCGCTCTCCGCACCGGCGTCCACCTGCACTTCGCCGGCGGTCGCGTAGTTCTTGCCGTCCGGCCCGCGGGTAAAGGTGAAGGAGGCACCGCCCGCATGAGGGCCGCCCGCCGCCTGATGCGCCGCCTCGTGCTGGCGGACGCTGGCGTCGATGCGCTTGAGTTCCTGGACCTGCCGCTCCTGATCGTCGGTCAGCGTCCCAGGCTGGCCCGCGCTTGTCCGGGCGGTGTCCTGATCGGCGGTCCCGGCACCGTCCGGGCTCCGGTCGCGCGACGGCTGACCGGACCGCAGGGGCGGCCAGCCATGAATCCCACTCGACGACACACCGGCAACCATGGGCCGCGGCTCCTGCGCGTTCCACGCGATGCCCCCAGTCTACACGCAGCATGACAGCGCGGCAACGCAGCTTGGCCGTTGCCTTTTTCGCGTTATGCACGCATTAGTATTCATTGCGTCGGAATTTTACGGCCAATATGGAACCGGAACACGGTGCCAAAACCATCGATGAGTGATATTTCCCGAAGAATATTCGCCCTTTTGGGGCCGCTGGCCGCGCTGACGGTCTGGGGGTTCGCCGCATCGGCCGGCGAACCGGCCTCGCCGGCACCTCGCGCGGGCGTTGCCCGTCCCGTTCCCCGCCCGGACTCCTTGTCGCCGATCGAGGCCGCCTACAGCGAGCGGGCCGGCTCCGTCCTTTTCCAGTTCGGCTACGACCAGTTCGGCCAGGATCCACCGCGTCGGGACGGAGCGGGCGGTGTGCAGGCAGACTACACGCTGGGCCCGGGCGACGAGCTTCTGGTGTCCCTGCGTGGCCAGAAATCCTTCAGCAAGCGCCACATCATCGATGGAGCGGGGCTGCTGACCGTCGACGACGTGCGGCCCGTCGTGGCCCAGGGACTGACCCTGGCGGAGCTGCGCGCCCAACTGGCCGACGCCGTGACGGCCTCCTTTCCGAACACCGAGGTGTACGTCTCGGTGACGGAAATCCGGCGGATCGGCGTCCTGGTGACCGGCGCCGTGGCCCGTCCGGGCCGCCAGGAAATCGGTGCCTTCGCCACCCTGATCGACGCGCTGACCGCCGCCGGCGGCGTCACCCGCGGCGGCTCGCTCCGCCGCATCCGCCTGTATCACGCGCACGCCGCGGCCGCCGCTTCGACCGGGTTGCCCATCGATCTGTACGACCTGTTCATGACCGGGGACGGCGCGAACGCTGGCATGCGGCTGCGCGACGGTGACCGCGTCTTCGTGCCGCCGCTCGGCCCGACGGTGGCGCTTGCCGGACCGCTGAAGCGTCCCGGTGTCTACGAGCTTCCCCCCGGCGGGGACCGCCTGCCCGTCGCCGTCGCGACGGCGATGGCCGGAGGCCTGCTGCGCCCCGGCGCGCATCGGGCGCTTCGCTACGCCATCGGCCCGAACGGCGAGGAGCGGGCGGAGGAGCTGTCCGACACGGACGGCGCCCAACTGAGCGACGGCGACCTGCTGCTGCTGGCTCCCCGCCGGGAAGACCGCCGCGGCGACCTGCGGCTGGACGGTCATGTCCTGCGGCCCGGCGCCCGGGCGCTGGAGCGGACCCCGACCATCGGGGCGCTGGTTTCGCCAGCCGATCTGGGACCGGCCCCCTATCTTCCCTTCGCGGTTCTCGCCTCCATCCACCGGGGCAGCCGCGCACGCGTCCTGCAGCCGGTCGACCTGGAGGCGGTGCTCAGCGGTCGCGACCGCCGCCCCCTGGCCGAGAGCGACGTTCTCTATGTGCTGGGGGCGGACGATGTGGACTTCCTGACCTCCGAACCGGTGCTGGAGCTGCTGCGCGGCACGCGCGAGCCGGCCCCGGACGCGTGCCGCGGCCTGGTGGTCCTGGCCCGTGCCCTGACGGCGCAGCCGGACGGGCCGCTTGCCAACGGTCCGCAGGCACGGGCGGCGGCGCGGCTGACCGGCGGACGCAGCCCCTGTCCGCCCCTGTTCGAAGCCGTCCCCGACCTGCTCGTCTTCGCGCTGGAGCATTCCGCCCTGCTGATGGGCGGCGTCCCCCGCCCCGGCTTCTACCCCTCGGCCGGACGGGGCGCCGCCGCGGAACTGGCGCTTGCCGCAGGCGGTCCGGAGTCCGTCCCTTACGAGCCCCCGGTCGGCGGCGCGTCGCAGCGCCGGCCGGCAACGGCGGGGTCCATCATGGAACCGGACGAGCCCGTCTACGAACTGACCGGCCATGCCCGCCGCCCCGGCGTCCGCCCTCTGGCCGGGGGCGCGACGCTGCGCGATGCCTTGACCGGCGGCGATGCGCTGAAGCGGGACGTCTACCCCCTGATCGGCGTCATCGAGCGCTTCGACCGCCGCACCCTCGCCCATCGTCTGCTTCCCTTCTCACCGCAGGAGGTGGCCTCTGGGCAGGCCAACCGCGCGCTCGCCGACGGTGATCGGGTGCGCCTGCTCTCCATCGCTGAAGTCCGTTCGCTGACCGCCCGCCCGGACAAGGACGGCAAGCCCGAGACACCGCCGGCCGACGCCGGGCCAACCGACGGCGAACCGGCCCTCCCCGACGACGTAGCGGCGCTGGTGCGCGAACGCGGGGTGCAGGTGCGTGGCGCCGTACGCGCGCCCGGCACCTATCCGGTGGCGGAAACGGCGACCATCGATGCCCTTCTGGCGACCGCCGGCGGCCCCGCCGCGACCGCCGATCTCACCAGCCTGGAAATCACCACCGCCACCGGCCAGCGCCGCCGCCTGGACCTGCGCGACGGCGCGTCGGCCCGGACGGCGCTGCATCCGGGCGACAGCCTGCGCGTCAACCCCAAACCCCAGGCGCTGGAGGCGCGGGCCGTCACCATTTCCGGCGCGGTGCGCCGTCCCGGCGCTTACGATGTCGCGCGCGGCGAGACGCTGTCGTCGCTGATCGACCGGGCCGGCGGCCTGACGGAGGAAGCCTACCCCGCCGGGACCAGCTTCCTGCGCGACAGCGAGCGCAAACGCGAGCGTGCCTGGTTCGACCAGCAGGCCCGCGACCTGGAGCGCTGGATGGTGCAGGAGGTCGAGAAGGGCGAAGCCGCGCGCTCGGACGTGGTCGGGCTGGCCCGGCAGCTGGCGACCCAGCTGCGCGGCGTGGAACCACTGGGCCGCATCGTCGTCGAGGCCGACCCCCTGGTGCTGCGCCAGCGACCGGAACTGGACGTGCTTCTGGAGCCGGACGACCGCATCCTGATTCCGAAACGTCCCCTCACCGTCACCGTAACCGGCGAGGTGCTTCATCCGACCGCCGCTCAGTTCGTCAGCGGCAAAACCGCCGAAGCCTATCTCCGGGAGGCGGGTGGTGCGAGCCGCAACGCCGACGACGGCCGCATCTTCCTGGTTCTGCCGGACGGGCGGGCGCAGCCGCTGTCCCTTTCCTCCTGGAACCACACCATCACGGCGATCCCGCCCGGCTCCGCCATCGTCGTGCCGCGCGACCCGAAGCCGTTCGATCTGATGGAGTTCTCCAAGAACATGGGCACCATCCTCGGCCAGCTGGCCATTTCGGCGGCGGCCATCGCGGTGATCTCCGAGTGACGGGAGGCGCGGGAACGGTACGCTTGGCCGTGGTCACCGTGGTGCGCGACGATCTGCCCGGCCTGCTCGCCACCCGCGCCAGCCTGCGCGCCCAGACCGTGGCGGCCTACGACTGGTTCGTCGTGGACGGCGCCTCCACCGACGGGACAGCCGACTGGTTGTCCCGCCATGGGCAGGAGGCGGCCTGGTGGCGCTCCGCGCCCGACAGCGGCCTTTACGACGCCATGAACGTTGCCCTGGATGCCATCGCCGAGCGATCCCCCTCCGGCGGCCCCCCTTGCAGCCATGTCCTGTTCCTCAACGCCGGCGACCGGCTGGCCGACGGGCGGGTTCTGGAACGGCTGCTTCCCATCCTGGCAGCAAGCCCGGATGCCGGGCTGTTCTACGGGGATGCGCTGGAGGAGCGCCCCGGGGGAGGCCTGGTCGTGAAGACGGCGCGCTCGCACCGCCGCGCCCTGCTGGGCATGTTCACGCATCATCAAGCCATGGTCTACCGGCTGGCCGCGCTACCCTGCGTCCGATTCGATCTGCGCCACGCGTTGGCCGCCGATTACGCGTTCACCCTGATGGTCCTCAAGCATGGGCTCCCGGCGCGGCGCTTGCCACTTTCGGTTTGCATTTTCGCCACCGGCGGGCGGTCGCAGAGGGACCCGGCGCGTGGCCGGCGGGAGCAGGCGATCATCCGCCGCGAGCTGCTTGGGCTGGGCCGAACGGCCAACGCAACAATATGGGGATTACAATGGCTTGCCATTACCTTGCGCCAGACAATTCCATGGCTTTACGCGAAATATCGTTTCTCATCAAATGAACGATCGTTTCTTTCATAAGCTTTGACGACTGTTTCACGCATCTAGCTGTTGATGCGCACGAAAAGTTGCATAGAATTTACTTTCTGAACTAACCAATTTCCCTGGTGGCGACGACCACCTCCATACTGAGGGTCTATTATGAGTGCCACGAAATCCAAGCTATCACCCGCCCACACGCTGTCACGCCGTGGCGAAGGTCCCAACCCCATCGACATCCATGTCGGCGCCCGGCTCCGGCTGCGCAGGACCCTGCTCGGCCTGAGCCAGGAGAAACTGGGCGAGGCGGTCGGCATCACCTTCCAGCAGCTCCAGAAATACGAGCGCGGGTCCAACCGCATCAGCGCCAGCCGCCTGTTCAACCTGTCGCAGGTTCTGGGCGTCCCGGTCAGCTACTTCTTCGAAGACATGCCGTCGCCGGAGCACATCGCCACCCCGTCGCCCGACGTTCCGCCGTCCGAAACGGAAGAGTTCGAGTCGATGGCCCGCCGTGAAACCCTGGAACTGGTCCGGGCCTATTACCGCATCGAGGACTCTTCCGTGCGCAAGCGCACCTTCGACCTTCTCAAGGCCCTGGGCGGCGAGCGCGCCCTGGACGAGGCGGTGTAAGGCACGCACCATCGTTCGACCCTCAGTCATCGGTGGACGCGGGAGGCCCGGCACGCCGCCTCGCGTCCGCGATCTTCAGGCCGATCTGCCAATAGTAGAAGGCCCGCGCCAGCGCATGCTGGAATCCCGGACCGCCGTCCAGGAACCCCAAACGCCAAACATACCCATACAGAAAGACCAGGAGCGGGCGGGCCGGCACCACGCCGAACCAAGCCTTCAGCCAACGACGCGCTCCGGATTCCCGCTGAATCAGGTCCGCCATCCGTCCATCCGACCGCAGCGCCGCCTCCCAATCGGCGTAACGGGCATGCCGGTCGAACCACGCCGCGATCGGCTTGTCGTCGGAATGGGTCAGGCTGTGGCGCAGCCGTCCGACGGTGCCGGCGATCACCGGCTGATAATGGCCCTCGACCTCCCACATGGTGGCGACGTCGAGGTCGGGAACGGTCGGGAAGTGCGCCTTCCGGCGGTCGAACAGCATGAGTTTCCGGTTGCGCGCGCCAAAGCGCAGGCGCCGGCCAAGAAACACCGGATGGCCGTCGACGAAGTAGCCGGAATGCCGCGGCCCCGCGGTCATCAGCGCCGTGATCTCCTCCACCAGCGCGCCGCCGAGCCGCTCGTCGGCATCGACGAACAGCACCCAGTCCTGGCGGAACGACAGTTGGTCCAGGCACCATTGCTTTTTCTTCGGATACCGCCCGTCCCACCGGAAGGGAACAACCCGTGCGCCCGCCGCCTCGGCGATGGCCGGCGTTCCGTCGGTGCTGCCGCTGTCCACGACGAAGCGCTCGGCGAAACTCCCCAATGCGGACAGACAGTGGGGAAGGTTGACCGCCTCGTTGCGGGTCATCACCACGACCGACACGGGGATCATGGAACCACCTCGCCCCCGGCCCGCCACAGGCGCCGCAGGCTGACGGCGACCGCCCCGGCCACCAGCCCCGCCAGCGCCGCCATGGGAACCACGCGCAGGGGATTCGGCCAATCCGGGCGCTGCGCCGCGGCCGGCGGTTCGATGGCGTCCGCCGCCAGCGGCAGATCGACCTCGATCATCATGGCGATCCGTTCCTGCTCCGACAGCAGGTCGGCAAGGGCCTGCCGGTGCTCCGCCACGGTGATCCCGGCCAGACGGGCACGCGCGTGGGCGATCTGGGCGGCGCTGCGCCGTGACGCCTCCGCCCGCAGATGGGCGTCGGTCGCCTGGGAGGCAGCGGACAGAATCCGCAACGCCATGGCGCGGTCGGCGTGGCGAAGACGCAGCCGCCGCATCGGCCCGCTGCCCACCATGTCGATGGTGAGCCGGTCCTGAAGGGCGCTCGCCACCCGCTCCGCGTCGGGCTCCACCCAGTCCGACCGGCCGACGAGCGCGAGGAACATCCGCTTGGCGGACGCCACGGGACCGGGCGCGGGGCGCCAGGCCTCCGCCTCCCCGTCCCAACGGTCGGGAAACAGACCACGCAGCAGCAGCGGATCCGCCATCATCCGCTCCGCCACCGGGATGGAGGTGAACAGTTGGAGGTAACGCGCGAAATCCGAGAGGATTTCGTCCCCCGGACCGGGTTCCGAGGCGGCGGCGGCGGTTTCCCGGCCGATCAGAACCGGCAACCGCGCGCCCATGGCCGCCGCACCGACGCGCGCGGTCGGCCCGATCACCATCACCGCGGTGTATTGCGGAACCACCAGCCGCAAGGCGGTCACGGACGCCACCACACCCAAAACCGTCCCAACGACCAGAATCGGCCAGCCCTCCCGCATCGTCCGCAGGAACCGCCGCAGCCGCAGTCCCGATT includes the following:
- a CDS encoding SLBB domain-containing protein, producing the protein MSPIEAAYSERAGSVLFQFGYDQFGQDPPRRDGAGGVQADYTLGPGDELLVSLRGQKSFSKRHIIDGAGLLTVDDVRPVVAQGLTLAELRAQLADAVTASFPNTEVYVSVTEIRRIGVLVTGAVARPGRQEIGAFATLIDALTAAGGVTRGGSLRRIRLYHAHAAAAASTGLPIDLYDLFMTGDGANAGMRLRDGDRVFVPPLGPTVALAGPLKRPGVYELPPGGDRLPVAVATAMAGGLLRPGAHRALRYAIGPNGEERAEELSDTDGAQLSDGDLLLLAPRREDRRGDLRLDGHVLRPGARALERTPTIGALVSPADLGPAPYLPFAVLASIHRGSRARVLQPVDLEAVLSGRDRRPLAESDVLYVLGADDVDFLTSEPVLELLRGTREPAPDACRGLVVLARALTAQPDGPLANGPQARAAARLTGGRSPCPPLFEAVPDLLVFALEHSALLMGGVPRPGFYPSAGRGAAAELALAAGGPESVPYEPPVGGASQRRPATAGSIMEPDEPVYELTGHARRPGVRPLAGGATLRDALTGGDALKRDVYPLIGVIERFDRRTLAHRLLPFSPQEVASGQANRALADGDRVRLLSIAEVRSLTARPDKDGKPETPPADAGPTDGEPALPDDVAALVRERGVQVRGAVRAPGTYPVAETATIDALLATAGGPAATADLTSLEITTATGQRRRLDLRDGASARTALHPGDSLRVNPKPQALEARAVTISGAVRRPGAYDVARGETLSSLIDRAGGLTEEAYPAGTSFLRDSERKRERAWFDQQARDLERWMVQEVEKGEAARSDVVGLARQLATQLRGVEPLGRIVVEADPLVLRQRPELDVLLEPDDRILIPKRPLTVTVTGEVLHPTAAQFVSGKTAEAYLREAGGASRNADDGRIFLVLPDGRAQPLSLSSWNHTITAIPPGSAIVVPRDPKPFDLMEFSKNMGTILGQLAISAAAIAVISE
- a CDS encoding colanic acid biosynthesis glycosyl transferase, whose amino-acid sequence is MVTVVRDDLPGLLATRASLRAQTVAAYDWFVVDGASTDGTADWLSRHGQEAAWWRSAPDSGLYDAMNVALDAIAERSPSGGPPCSHVLFLNAGDRLADGRVLERLLPILAASPDAGLFYGDALEERPGGGLVVKTARSHRRALLGMFTHHQAMVYRLAALPCVRFDLRHALAADYAFTLMVLKHGLPARRLPLSVCIFATGGRSQRDPARGRREQAIIRRELLGLGRTANATIWGLQWLAITLRQTIPWLYAKYRFSSNERSFLS
- a CDS encoding helix-turn-helix domain-containing protein, with the protein product MSATKSKLSPAHTLSRRGEGPNPIDIHVGARLRLRRTLLGLSQEKLGEAVGITFQQLQKYERGSNRISASRLFNLSQVLGVPVSYFFEDMPSPEHIATPSPDVPPSETEEFESMARRETLELVRAYYRIEDSSVRKRTFDLLKALGGERALDEAV
- a CDS encoding glycosyltransferase family 2 protein, producing the protein MIPVSVVVMTRNEAVNLPHCLSALGSFAERFVVDSGSTDGTPAIAEAAGARVVPFRWDGRYPKKKQWCLDQLSFRQDWVLFVDADERLGGALVEEITALMTAGPRHSGYFVDGHPVFLGRRLRFGARNRKLMLFDRRKAHFPTVPDLDVATMWEVEGHYQPVIAGTVGRLRHSLTHSDDKPIAAWFDRHARYADWEAALRSDGRMADLIQRESGARRWLKAWFGVVPARPLLVFLYGYVWRLGFLDGGPGFQHALARAFYYWQIGLKIADARRRAGPPASTDD
- a CDS encoding putative metalloprotease CJM1_0395 family protein is translated as MVAGVSSSGIHGWPPLRSGQPSRDRSPDGAGTADQDTARTSAGQPGTLTDDQERQVQELKRIDASVRQHEAAHQAAGGPHAGGASFTFTRGPDGKNYATAGEVQVDAGAESDPEATVRKMDTVKAAALAPSDPSAQDLRVAQQADAAKMQAQQELRRKGSEPGARSGGSLDGQDSGDDGARPSDTAAPALAARGASAYASAFGIGQRSGTAGIMV
- a CDS encoding MarR family winged helix-turn-helix transcriptional regulator produces the protein MTLPRAVREVHRAITRALQIRIADHGVSMGQWYFLRALWEEDGLTQRELSQRVGMMEPTTVTALNNLERCDLVQRVRNPHDRRKVNIYLTPKGKALRADILPGAEEIEEAATQGIAPRELELTVSVLRRVSANLGGLPPVGGDDDLG
- the aguB gene encoding N-carbamoylputrescine amidase, producing the protein MRPTTGRTVTVAATQMACGWDRDANVNGVERLVRDAAARGAQIILPQELFETPYFCKDQKQDLFALAHPVEDHPVIARMSALARELSVVIPTSFFERARNAYYNSLAMIDADGTVLGVYRKSHIPDGPGYQEKYYFNPGDTGFQVYKTRYAAIGCAICWDQWFPESARAMALKGAEILFYPTAIGSEPQDGALDSQAHWTRVMQGHAGANLMPLVASNRIGREEGDTCGITFYGSSFIAGPTGELVAQADRDSETVLTASFDLDRIAAQRASWGIFRDRRPELYGPLLTLDGESPVRR